From the Caballeronia sp. LZ062 genome, one window contains:
- a CDS encoding MaoC family dehydratase, which translates to MTITDKYWDDAREGDECVSPTYTVTKERILAYADLTGDHTPVHVDEDYANASHFGSIVAHGLFGLSIADGLKTQSEYRFLPGMSLGWTWDFNAPIKVNDVLHVKFRVGAMRASKSRPDWGIVVLPSELINQRGEVVQHGEHRLMVPRRPGAF; encoded by the coding sequence ATGACCATCACCGATAAATACTGGGACGACGCCCGCGAAGGCGACGAGTGCGTGAGTCCGACTTACACCGTCACGAAGGAACGCATTCTCGCGTATGCGGATCTAACCGGCGACCATACGCCCGTGCATGTCGACGAGGACTACGCGAACGCGAGCCACTTCGGTTCTATCGTCGCGCATGGCCTGTTCGGACTGTCGATCGCCGATGGTCTCAAGACGCAAAGCGAATACCGCTTCCTGCCGGGCATGTCGCTAGGCTGGACGTGGGACTTCAACGCGCCGATCAAGGTCAACGACGTGCTGCACGTCAAGTTCCGCGTGGGCGCGATGCGCGCAAGCAAGAGCCGGCCGGACTGGGGCATCGTCGTGCTGCCGTCCGAACTGATCAATCAGCGCGGCGAGGTCGTGCAGCATGGCGAGCATCGTCTGATGGTGCCGCGCCGTCCGGGAGCGTTCTGA
- a CDS encoding CoA transferase produces the protein MQARPLEGIRVVDYSHFLAGPYVGRCLAALGAEVIKVERPGSGDAGRQHATVLDDQQSAYFLQLNMGKRGVSVNMKDPRGKAFMQRLCDSADVFIENYRPSALDKLGLGYEALSERNPKLVYCSISAYGHTGPDAHRAGFGLIAEAKSGIMQMIGNPGEPPPLMRISLGDMYTGIHAVAAINAALLGRVKSGRGQHIDMALYDTLVSMHEYAVQCYTTQGVLPEQTGHDMPTSTLYGVFRAADGDLVIAAQVDDSWKRFAALVEAHGGPAGFGTDTRFHTLSGRNAHRVEILDVVKPWVAARPVAQVLALLDSVDVPCAKVQRIDEVLADPQIVARGMVVEQQHPRFGTLRLPNLPFRFSDCDTTIREVGPDLGQHNAEVAASLGFSAAEIDAMQTEGVLFSK, from the coding sequence ATGCAGGCCCGTCCTCTCGAAGGTATTCGCGTCGTCGATTACAGTCATTTTCTCGCCGGTCCCTATGTCGGACGCTGCCTTGCGGCACTCGGCGCCGAAGTCATCAAGGTGGAACGTCCCGGCAGCGGCGACGCCGGGCGACAGCACGCCACCGTGCTCGACGATCAGCAAAGCGCCTACTTCCTGCAGCTCAACATGGGCAAGCGAGGCGTGAGCGTCAACATGAAGGACCCGCGCGGCAAGGCATTCATGCAGCGTCTGTGCGATTCCGCGGACGTGTTCATCGAGAACTACCGGCCCAGTGCGCTCGACAAGCTCGGGCTCGGCTATGAAGCATTGTCGGAACGCAACCCGAAGCTCGTGTACTGCTCGATCTCGGCCTACGGTCATACGGGACCGGACGCGCATCGCGCCGGCTTCGGTCTGATCGCGGAAGCGAAGAGCGGCATCATGCAGATGATCGGCAATCCCGGCGAGCCGCCGCCCTTGATGCGCATTTCGCTGGGCGACATGTACACCGGTATTCACGCGGTGGCCGCGATCAACGCCGCGCTGCTCGGCCGCGTGAAGAGCGGCCGTGGGCAGCATATCGACATGGCGCTGTACGACACGCTCGTGTCGATGCACGAATACGCCGTGCAGTGCTACACGACGCAAGGCGTGCTGCCGGAACAGACCGGCCACGACATGCCGACCTCGACGCTCTACGGTGTGTTCCGCGCCGCCGATGGCGACCTGGTAATCGCCGCTCAGGTCGACGATTCGTGGAAGCGCTTCGCGGCGCTGGTCGAGGCGCACGGCGGTCCGGCCGGCTTCGGCACCGACACGCGGTTCCATACGCTCAGTGGGCGCAATGCGCATCGCGTGGAAATTCTCGACGTGGTGAAGCCCTGGGTGGCCGCGCGGCCGGTTGCGCAAGTACTGGCGTTGCTCGACAGCGTCGATGTTCCTTGCGCGAAGGTGCAGCGCATAGACGAAGTACTGGCCGATCCGCAGATCGTCGCGCGCGGCATGGTCGTCGAGCAGCAGCACCCGCGCTTTGGCACGCTGCGTCTGCCGAACCTGCCCTTCCGTTTCTCCGATTGCGACACGACGATTCGGGAAGTCGGGCCGGACCTTGGTCAGCACAATGCGGAAGTCGCGGCGTCCCTCGGGTTCAGCGCAGCCGAAATCGACGCCATGCAGACCGAAGGCGTTCTCTTCTCGAAGTGA
- the aroE gene encoding shikimate dehydrogenase, producing MTDRYAVIGNPIAHTKSPLIHGLFGEETQQDMAYTAIEGPLEPERAFADTVRAFAAAGGKGMNVTAPFKLKAFAMADERSERAELAGAVNAMKFENGRIIAENFDGIGLVRDIEANLGLSMAGKRVLLLGAGGAARGALLPFLAAEPAELVIANRHVDKAQALAAQVAARGPIIARGYGELEAMGRFDLVVNATSASLTGDLPPVPPGVFSHQGAAYELAYGKRLTPFLRLARNAGVHTVADGVGMLVEQAAEAFDWWRGVRPHTRNVIDRLTVPLD from the coding sequence ATGACGGATCGATACGCGGTGATCGGTAATCCGATCGCGCACACCAAATCCCCCCTGATTCACGGCCTCTTCGGCGAGGAAACGCAACAGGACATGGCCTACACGGCCATTGAAGGACCGCTCGAACCGGAGCGCGCTTTCGCCGACACCGTTCGTGCGTTCGCGGCGGCGGGCGGCAAGGGCATGAACGTCACTGCGCCCTTCAAGCTGAAGGCCTTCGCAATGGCCGACGAACGCAGCGAGCGCGCAGAACTCGCGGGCGCGGTCAACGCGATGAAGTTCGAGAACGGGCGGATCATCGCCGAGAATTTCGATGGCATCGGGCTCGTGCGGGACATCGAAGCCAATCTCGGACTCTCGATGGCGGGCAAGCGCGTGCTGCTGCTTGGCGCGGGCGGCGCCGCGCGCGGCGCCTTGCTGCCTTTTCTGGCAGCGGAACCGGCTGAACTCGTGATCGCCAATCGTCACGTGGATAAGGCGCAGGCGCTTGCGGCGCAAGTAGCCGCACGCGGTCCAATCATTGCACGCGGTTACGGCGAACTCGAAGCAATGGGACGCTTCGATCTCGTGGTCAACGCGACATCGGCGAGTCTCACGGGCGACTTGCCGCCCGTTCCGCCGGGCGTGTTCAGCCACCAAGGCGCGGCTTATGAACTGGCGTATGGAAAGCGGCTGACGCCCTTTTTGCGGCTCGCGCGAAACGCGGGCGTGCACACGGTCGCCGATGGCGTCGGCATGCTGGTCGAACAGGCTGCGGAAGCCTTCGACTGGTGGCGCGGCGTGCGCCCGCATACCCGCAACGTCATCGACCGGCTCACGGTCCCGCTCGACTGA
- the aroQ gene encoding type II 3-dehydroquinate dehydratase encodes MKNVLMLHGINHNMFGKRDPVQYGTITLAEIDARLQALGTELGAQVESFQTNSEGAMCERIHQAFEERCDAVLINAGAWTHYSYGIRDALAILTCPVVELHMSNIHAREPFRHHSVFAEVVDGQICGFGVESYLLALRAALARTK; translated from the coding sequence ATGAAGAACGTCCTGATGCTTCACGGCATCAACCACAACATGTTCGGCAAGCGCGACCCGGTGCAATACGGCACCATCACGCTCGCCGAAATCGATGCGAGGCTGCAAGCGCTCGGGACCGAACTGGGCGCGCAGGTCGAATCGTTCCAGACGAATAGCGAAGGGGCCATGTGCGAACGCATTCATCAAGCGTTCGAAGAGCGCTGCGACGCCGTGCTAATCAACGCCGGCGCGTGGACGCATTACAGCTACGGCATTCGCGATGCGCTCGCCATTCTCACGTGCCCGGTCGTGGAACTGCATATGTCCAACATCCACGCGCGCGAGCCCTTTCGGCATCACTCCGTGTTCGCTGAGGTAGTCGATGGGCAGATTTGCGGCTTCGGGGTCGAGAGTTATCTGCTGGCCTTGCGGGCAGCGCTCGCTCGAACGAAGTAA
- a CDS encoding LysR substrate-binding domain-containing protein, which yields MNLRQVEAFRLVMLRGSMTAAAEELGTSQPSISRLIAELEAATGLTLFMRNGGRIHATDAGSAFYREVDRSFVGLEKLQHSAREILELGSGRLRIVAAPVLALSFLPAVIARFADAHPRVAVSLEMRSESTIQRWVSSGHCDVGFATTTPDAFGVMSVELYELAGLCALPARHALAARARIRAADLHGERLILPSYADDTRAALDRALRPAGVDQVPAIETPYGATICALVTRGAGVGIVNPLATVDADPTRIVFRPFTPEIWFRGFTLHPQTPRGNPVVGAFLELVDEQMAALMRGTHVSVDASTDD from the coding sequence ATGAATCTCAGGCAGGTCGAGGCGTTTCGGCTGGTCATGCTGCGCGGTTCGATGACGGCCGCCGCCGAAGAGCTCGGCACATCGCAACCGAGCATCAGCCGGTTGATCGCGGAACTGGAAGCCGCGACGGGACTGACGCTCTTCATGCGAAATGGCGGACGCATTCATGCCACCGACGCGGGCAGTGCGTTCTATCGCGAGGTGGATCGCAGCTTCGTCGGCCTGGAGAAACTGCAGCATTCGGCGCGAGAGATTCTGGAACTCGGCAGCGGGCGGCTGCGTATCGTGGCGGCGCCGGTGCTGGCGCTGTCGTTTCTGCCTGCCGTGATCGCGCGTTTCGCGGACGCGCATCCGCGCGTCGCGGTGTCGCTCGAAATGCGCAGCGAGAGCACGATTCAGCGCTGGGTGTCGTCGGGACACTGCGACGTGGGCTTCGCGACCACCACGCCGGACGCGTTCGGCGTGATGAGCGTGGAACTCTATGAACTGGCGGGGTTATGCGCGTTGCCGGCGCGTCATGCGCTTGCTGCGCGTGCGCGGATTCGCGCGGCCGACTTGCATGGCGAACGGCTTATTCTGCCTTCCTATGCGGACGACACGCGTGCGGCGCTCGATCGCGCGCTGCGTCCGGCAGGCGTGGATCAAGTGCCCGCAATCGAGACGCCGTATGGCGCGACCATCTGCGCACTCGTGACGCGCGGCGCGGGCGTGGGCATCGTCAATCCGCTCGCGACCGTGGATGCCGATCCGACGCGCATCGTGTTCCGGCCGTTCACGCCGGAGATCTGGTTCCGCGGTTTTACGCTTCATCCGCAGACGCCGCGAGGTAATCCGGTGGTCGGAGCGTTCCTCGAACTCGTAGATGAGCAGATGGCGGCGTTGATGCGGGGCACGCATGTCTCAGTCGACGCATCAACCGATGATTAG
- a CDS encoding FAD-binding oxidoreductase, with translation MRPDALLFHETFRCTPYWWDAAPPEVSPEPLPANVDVAIVGSGYCGLSAAAEAAKHGARVAVLDAAEIGAGGSTRSGGMVSSGQKLALTNAIRGVSAERLTRLMRESMASFDYLKSIIAEESLDADLRITGRFFGAYTPAHFNVLRRQGELLRDKTGVTVHVIERDAQRGIIGSDYYYGGMLVDEYGGLHTAKYHRALRDLARRRGATLHSHAAVQRIERTGNARFRVHTARGAFDARQVLVATNGYTGPLLPFFSRRVLPVASYQIATEPLPEGLMNVLNPGRRMISDSKRNLFYTRPSPDGTRMIFGSRPAIREIDEREAARRLYAKLVQLWPALRDVRVTHAWKGFVAMTGDRLAHIGQHDGVHYVLGCNGNGVALMSYLGHRIGKHMVGVEQDVGAFGEGAFPLSGAGMASTLSVPVGSALYRISDMWHGRVRAALS, from the coding sequence ATGCGTCCCGATGCGTTGCTGTTTCACGAAACTTTTCGCTGCACCCCGTATTGGTGGGATGCCGCACCGCCCGAAGTATCGCCGGAACCTCTGCCGGCGAACGTAGACGTGGCGATTGTCGGCAGTGGATATTGCGGCCTGTCGGCGGCGGCGGAAGCCGCGAAGCATGGCGCGCGCGTCGCGGTATTGGATGCCGCCGAGATCGGCGCGGGCGGCAGCACGCGCAGCGGCGGCATGGTGTCGAGCGGCCAGAAGCTCGCGCTCACCAACGCCATTCGCGGCGTGTCCGCCGAACGTCTCACGCGTCTGATGCGGGAGTCGATGGCGAGCTTCGACTATCTCAAGAGCATCATCGCCGAAGAATCGCTCGATGCAGACTTGCGCATCACAGGCCGCTTCTTTGGCGCTTATACGCCCGCGCATTTCAATGTGCTGCGCCGCCAGGGCGAGTTGTTGCGCGATAAGACGGGCGTCACCGTGCACGTGATCGAGCGCGATGCACAGCGCGGCATCATCGGCTCCGACTATTACTACGGCGGCATGCTCGTCGACGAATACGGCGGACTGCATACCGCCAAATATCATCGGGCGCTGCGCGATCTCGCGCGACGGCGCGGCGCGACGCTGCATTCGCACGCAGCGGTGCAGCGCATCGAACGAACAGGAAACGCGCGCTTTCGCGTGCATACCGCGCGCGGCGCGTTCGATGCGCGGCAGGTGCTGGTCGCCACCAACGGCTATACCGGGCCGCTGCTGCCGTTCTTCTCGCGCCGCGTGCTGCCGGTCGCGAGTTATCAGATCGCCACGGAGCCGCTGCCCGAAGGCCTCATGAACGTGCTCAATCCGGGCCGCCGCATGATCAGCGATTCGAAGCGCAATCTCTTCTACACGCGGCCGTCGCCGGATGGAACGCGCATGATCTTCGGATCGCGCCCCGCCATCCGCGAAATCGACGAACGTGAGGCCGCGCGCCGGCTGTACGCGAAGCTCGTGCAGTTGTGGCCCGCGTTGAGAGACGTGCGCGTCACCCATGCGTGGAAAGGCTTCGTCGCGATGACGGGGGACAGGCTCGCGCACATCGGCCAGCACGACGGCGTGCATTACGTGCTCGGCTGCAACGGCAACGGCGTCGCGCTGATGAGCTATCTCGGACATCGCATCGGCAAACACATGGTCGGCGTCGAGCAGGATGTCGGCGCGTTCGGCGAAGGCGCCTTTCCCCTCTCAGGCGCAGGAATGGCCAGCACGCTTTCCGTGCCCGTCGGCAGTGCGCTGTACCGCATCAGCGATATGTGGCATGGCCGCGTGCGCGCAGCGCTCTCTTGA
- a CDS encoding amino acid ABC transporter ATP-binding protein, which yields MIDLNQVSKWYGGNRVLNDCTASIARGEVVVICGPSGSGKSTLIKSVNGLEAVQSGHIVVDGIDVTAKRANLARLRARVGMVFQHFELFPHLSVQRNLMLAQMNVLGRARDEAAERARSLLRRVGLSGHEDKYPGQLSGGQQQRVAIARALSMDPVAMLFDEPTSALDPEMVNEVLDVMTTLAQDGMTMLCVTHEMGFAKRVADRVLFMDRGVIVEDETREAFFERPRSERARDFLSRILH from the coding sequence ATGATCGATCTGAACCAGGTTTCGAAGTGGTATGGCGGCAATCGCGTATTGAACGACTGCACGGCGAGCATCGCGCGCGGCGAAGTCGTCGTGATCTGCGGGCCGTCCGGCTCCGGCAAGTCCACGCTCATCAAATCCGTCAACGGGCTCGAAGCGGTGCAGAGCGGGCATATCGTCGTGGACGGCATCGACGTCACGGCCAAGCGCGCGAATCTTGCGCGGCTGCGGGCGCGCGTCGGCATGGTATTTCAGCATTTCGAACTCTTCCCGCATCTCTCGGTGCAGCGCAATCTGATGCTCGCGCAGATGAACGTGCTCGGCCGCGCGCGGGACGAAGCCGCCGAACGCGCGCGCTCGCTGTTGCGCCGCGTGGGCTTGAGCGGTCATGAGGACAAGTATCCGGGGCAATTGTCGGGCGGGCAGCAGCAGCGCGTGGCGATTGCGCGAGCGCTTTCGATGGACCCCGTCGCCATGCTGTTCGACGAACCGACTTCCGCGCTCGATCCCGAGATGGTCAACGAAGTGCTCGACGTGATGACCACGCTCGCGCAGGACGGCATGACCATGCTGTGCGTCACGCACGAGATGGGCTTCGCGAAGCGCGTGGCCGACCGCGTGTTGTTCATGGACCGCGGCGTCATCGTGGAAGACGAGACGCGTGAAGCCTTCTTCGAGCGTCCGCGCTCGGAACGCGCAAGAGACTTTCTCTCGCGCATCCTGCATTGA
- a CDS encoding transporter substrate-binding domain-containing protein translates to MRLLRLARHLAVAASFLIGATTAARAADDVGTLTPGKIVAGVDANNKPYSYIDNGKMTGFDVELVRAIAAKLGLTADFRAQDFAGLLPSVANQQVDLAAGSISITKERLKMVDFSEGYLTGLLSVGTLPDSTIGADVASVKDKRIGVVQGTIEDTYSQSYLPGAQIVRFPNINAGFLALRNKYVDGYFIDKTLLEGLQGKYPDLKLADKLDISASNLPAGFPIRKGNAKLEAAVNKAIGELVADGTWLRLYQQFNPGYPKPDPMPPYAMK, encoded by the coding sequence ATGCGATTACTTCGTCTCGCACGCCATCTCGCCGTGGCCGCATCGTTCCTGATCGGCGCGACGACCGCCGCCCGCGCCGCCGACGATGTCGGCACATTGACGCCGGGCAAGATCGTCGCCGGTGTCGATGCGAACAACAAGCCGTACTCGTACATCGACAACGGCAAGATGACGGGCTTCGACGTGGAACTGGTGCGCGCCATCGCCGCGAAGCTCGGGCTCACGGCCGACTTTCGCGCGCAGGACTTCGCGGGTCTCTTGCCGAGCGTGGCGAATCAGCAGGTCGATCTTGCCGCGGGCTCGATTTCGATCACCAAGGAACGCTTGAAGATGGTCGATTTCTCGGAAGGCTATCTGACGGGTCTGTTGAGCGTCGGCACGCTGCCGGACAGCACGATCGGCGCGGACGTGGCCTCGGTGAAGGACAAGCGCATCGGCGTGGTGCAAGGGACCATCGAGGACACGTATTCGCAGAGCTATCTGCCGGGGGCGCAGATCGTCCGCTTTCCGAACATCAACGCGGGCTTTCTCGCGCTGCGCAACAAGTACGTCGACGGATACTTCATCGACAAGACGCTGCTCGAAGGGCTGCAAGGGAAGTATCCGGACCTGAAGCTCGCCGACAAGCTCGATATCTCCGCTTCGAATCTTCCCGCCGGGTTCCCTATCCGCAAGGGCAACGCGAAGCTCGAAGCGGCCGTGAACAAGGCCATCGGCGAACTGGTGGCGGACGGCACGTGGCTCAGGCTCTATCAGCAGTTCAATCCCGGCTATCCGAAGCCTGATCCGATGCCGCCGTATGCGATGAAGTAA
- a CDS encoding amino acid ABC transporter permease, with protein sequence MNAFLQNFLDWPLLVESLPSLIGTGLVNTLILSVISTALGIAAGMALALCAVSHTRWLTWPVRVFVDIFRGLPAALVILVVGQGLAPVGLSLFGPNPYPLAIVALALVSSAYIAEIFRSGIQSVGRGQMSACQALGMTYWSGMRHVIVPQGVRRILPALANQFISIVKDSSLVYFLGLLTSQRDLFTIGQNAAVNTANLSPLVAAGAVYLLITVPLTHAINHLDRWTNRFINPAARRQKASRATRNVRAEEALQSQTAAVAERRP encoded by the coding sequence ATGAATGCGTTCCTGCAGAACTTCCTGGATTGGCCGCTGCTCGTCGAATCCCTGCCGTCGTTGATCGGCACGGGTCTCGTCAACACGCTGATCCTGTCGGTGATCTCGACTGCGCTCGGCATCGCGGCGGGCATGGCGCTCGCGCTCTGCGCCGTATCGCACACGCGCTGGCTGACCTGGCCCGTGCGTGTCTTCGTCGATATCTTCCGCGGTCTGCCCGCCGCGCTCGTCATTCTCGTGGTCGGCCAGGGACTCGCGCCGGTCGGGCTCTCGCTGTTCGGGCCGAATCCGTATCCGCTTGCCATCGTCGCGCTGGCGCTGGTGTCGTCGGCGTATATCGCGGAGATTTTCCGCTCGGGTATCCAGAGCGTCGGACGCGGACAGATGTCGGCGTGTCAGGCGCTCGGCATGACCTACTGGAGCGGCATGCGTCATGTGATCGTGCCGCAGGGCGTGCGGCGCATTCTGCCCGCGCTCGCCAATCAGTTCATCTCCATCGTCAAGGATTCGAGCCTCGTGTACTTCCTCGGGCTGCTTACTTCGCAGCGCGATCTCTTCACCATCGGTCAGAACGCGGCGGTGAACACGGCCAACCTGTCGCCGCTCGTTGCGGCAGGCGCCGTGTATCTGCTCATCACGGTGCCGCTCACGCACGCCATCAATCATCTGGACCGCTGGACCAACCGCTTCATCAATCCCGCTGCGCGCCGGCAGAAGGCGTCACGCGCTACGCGCAACGTGCGCGCCGAAGAAGCGCTGCAATCGCAGACGGCGGCCGTGGCCGAGCGTCGTCCGTAA
- a CDS encoding FAD-binding oxidoreductase encodes MGPKVDTVADDIKLPERADVVVIGGGIIGVSTALALHEKGLSVALCEKGHIAGEQSSRNWGWVRVTRRDPREFLLSIESLKIWRTLDKKLGIDTGFNQCGILYVSNDDAVLERHRDWLRRAREIAGVDAFDTREVDTHDISRLLPGATQTFKGGIFTPGDARAEPQKAAPAIANALRRKGVSILTPCAVRGIETSGGRASAVVTEHGTIRCDAVVVAGGAWTRYFCGNLGVELPQLLTRASVLRTEPLEGGPTCSANNEEFAFRKRADGGYTVAYGLRTHADLTPDSFRLFFKYIEALKSQMGALQLHIGKRFFDELKRPRRWALNESTVFEHVRTLDPDPVVPYVDKGLKAFTEAFPQLSGARIAQRWAGYIDVTPDAIPVISEVARVPGMFIGTGFSGHGFGIGPGAGRLMADLVNGDAPLVDPHAFRLERFSDGSKITIDAGF; translated from the coding sequence ATGGGTCCTAAAGTCGACACCGTCGCCGACGATATCAAGCTGCCTGAGCGCGCCGATGTGGTCGTGATCGGCGGCGGCATCATCGGCGTATCGACGGCGCTTGCGCTGCACGAAAAAGGGCTGTCCGTCGCGCTGTGCGAGAAGGGGCACATCGCGGGCGAGCAGTCCAGCCGCAACTGGGGCTGGGTGCGCGTGACAAGGCGCGATCCGCGCGAATTCCTGCTCAGCATCGAAAGCCTCAAGATCTGGCGCACGCTCGACAAGAAGCTCGGCATCGACACGGGCTTCAACCAGTGCGGCATCCTTTACGTATCGAACGATGACGCCGTACTCGAACGTCACCGTGACTGGCTCAGGCGCGCGCGCGAGATAGCCGGCGTCGATGCCTTCGACACGCGCGAAGTGGACACGCATGACATCTCACGCCTGCTGCCCGGCGCGACGCAGACCTTCAAGGGCGGCATCTTCACACCGGGCGATGCGCGCGCCGAACCGCAAAAGGCGGCGCCCGCCATCGCCAACGCGCTGCGACGCAAGGGCGTCAGCATTCTCACGCCATGCGCGGTGCGCGGCATCGAAACGAGCGGCGGCCGCGCAAGTGCGGTCGTCACCGAACATGGGACGATCCGTTGCGATGCGGTCGTCGTGGCGGGCGGCGCGTGGACGCGCTATTTCTGCGGCAATCTCGGCGTGGAACTGCCGCAGTTGCTCACGCGTGCGTCGGTGTTGCGCACCGAACCGCTCGAAGGCGGTCCGACGTGCAGCGCCAATAACGAGGAGTTCGCGTTTCGCAAACGTGCGGACGGCGGCTACACGGTCGCATACGGCTTGCGCACGCACGCCGATCTCACGCCCGATTCGTTTCGCCTCTTCTTCAAATACATCGAAGCATTGAAGAGTCAGATGGGCGCGCTGCAACTCCACATCGGCAAGCGTTTCTTCGACGAACTCAAGCGGCCACGCCGCTGGGCGCTGAACGAATCGACGGTTTTCGAGCATGTTCGAACGCTCGATCCGGACCCCGTGGTGCCTTACGTCGACAAGGGTCTCAAGGCCTTCACGGAGGCGTTTCCGCAGTTGTCGGGAGCGCGCATTGCGCAGCGTTGGGCCGGCTATATCGACGTGACGCCGGACGCGATTCCCGTCATATCGGAAGTGGCGCGCGTGCCGGGAATGTTCATCGGCACCGGGTTCTCAGGACACGGCTTCGGCATTGGCCCGGGCGCGGGCAGGCTGATGGCGGACCTCGTCAACGGCGACGCACCGCTCGTCGATCCCCACGCGTTCCGTCTGGAGCGCTTCAGCGACGGTTCGAAGATCACGATTGACGCAGGATTCTGA
- a CDS encoding SDR family NAD(P)-dependent oxidoreductase → MDKVAMVSGASRGIGREIALELARRGYRLSLGLRDTQAYDGVPDAFLHPYEARDPEAARAWVDATIARFGRIDVLVSNAGICRMIDFDTGTDALLTETFQINVNAPFRLVQAALPHLRRAGAGRFVQLASLSGKRVKNLNVGYQMSKHAMVALTHAVRRAGWDDGVRATAVCPGFVNTDMAAGIADIEPMAMTQPQDLALLVVNTIELPNTTSVAELLVNCRYEETL, encoded by the coding sequence ATGGACAAAGTGGCGATGGTGTCGGGCGCGAGCCGCGGCATCGGACGAGAAATCGCGCTCGAACTGGCGCGGCGCGGTTATAGACTGTCGCTCGGCCTGCGCGATACGCAAGCCTACGACGGCGTGCCGGATGCGTTCCTGCATCCCTACGAGGCGCGCGATCCTGAAGCCGCGCGCGCCTGGGTGGATGCGACGATCGCGCGGTTCGGCCGCATCGACGTGCTGGTGAGCAATGCGGGCATCTGCCGCATGATCGACTTCGATACCGGCACCGACGCGCTTTTGACCGAGACCTTTCAGATCAACGTGAACGCGCCTTTCCGGCTCGTGCAGGCGGCACTGCCGCACTTGCGCCGCGCGGGAGCCGGACGCTTCGTGCAGCTGGCGTCGCTTTCGGGAAAGCGCGTGAAGAACCTGAACGTGGGCTACCAGATGTCGAAGCACGCGATGGTGGCGCTCACTCATGCGGTGCGCCGGGCGGGTTGGGACGACGGCGTGCGGGCGACCGCCGTATGTCCCGGCTTCGTCAATACGGACATGGCCGCCGGCATCGCGGATATCGAACCGATGGCGATGACGCAGCCGCAAGACCTGGCGCTTCTGGTGGTCAATACGATCGAGTTGCCGAATACGACGAGTGTGGCGGAACTGCTCGTCAATTGCCGCTATGAAGAGACGCTTTAG